A genomic window from Brassica napus cultivar Da-Ae unplaced genomic scaffold, Da-Ae ScsIHWf_1425;HRSCAF=2013, whole genome shotgun sequence includes:
- the LOC106378242 gene encoding uncharacterized protein LOC106378242 gives MNAAKSEIFFGGFNSIEASVISDLSGFKIGTFPTRFLGLPLNPSRISMATLQPFIEKITLKLNSWTVKSLSFAGKVILVASGVYGMVNFKSSVFALPKRFYEKVDSLCSGFLWKNSTSSAAGARGQGHYGWLASTLKCLEDRVFWVTADAQRFSPTVRSLLRTKEAAAEFLRCSIGDGKTARFWHDYLTDLGPLIDGFGQRGPRKLRIAEDAAVSDAVCDEEWRLPPARSEEAVTLHIVLTTMAPLSTQ, from the exons ATGAATGCGGCAAAGTCAGAAATCTTTTTTGGAGGGTTCAATTCCATAGAAGCCTCTGTTATCAGCGATCTCTCCGGGTTTAAGATTGGCACATTTCCGACCAGGTTTCTAGGCCTCCCTTTGAACCCTAGTAGGATCAGTATGGCTACTCTACAGCCTTTTATTGAGAAAATAACCTTGAAGCTCAACTCATGGACTGTTAAATCCCTGTCCTTTGCGGGTAAGGTAATACTAGTTGCATCGGGGGTGTATGGGATGGTAAATTTTAAGAGCTCAGTGTTTGCTTTGCCTAAGAGATTCTACGAGAAAGTGGACTCCCTTTGTTCGGGCTTCTTGTGGAAAAATAGTACTTCCTCTGCCGCAGGGGCTAGA GGTCAGGGTCATTATGGGTGGCTTGCCTCCACTCTAAAGTGTTTGGAAGACAGAGTTTTTTGGGTTACAGCTGATGCGCAGAGGTTCTCCCCTACTGTTAGGAGTTTGTTGAGAACAAAGGAAGCAGCTGCTGAGTTTTTAAGGTGTAGTATCGGAGATGGAAAAACGGCCAGATTCTGGCATGATTACTTGACGGATCTAGGTCCCCTAATAGATGGTTTTGGACAGCGTGGACCTAGGAAACTCCGGATTGCTGAGGACGCGGCGGTTAGTGATGCAGTGTGCGATGAAGAGTGGCGGCTTCCACCAGCTAGATCGGAAGAGGCTGTAACTCTTCACATTGTACTCACAACAATGGCACCTCTTTCTACTCAGTGA